In the genome of Cryptomeria japonica chromosome 8, Sugi_1.0, whole genome shotgun sequence, one region contains:
- the LOC131052603 gene encoding protein LATERAL ORGAN BOUNDARIES — translation MASSSSSSSNSPCAACKFLRRKCTVECVFAPYFPPDQPHKFANVHKIFGASNVTKLLNELHPHQREDAVNSLAYEAEARVKDPVYGCVGTISVLHQQVRQLQSELQSARSELSRYINVGIAISPMPTPSSPLGIGMGLAGTSRDQIFRDHSIMEPPVSRDHHLLRANFEQVEIARIHTGPTYDTNYLPLAIAGGSHSHLGLSGGGNPSPLNQYHPRTPASSNERNLVHPYFHSDRREE, via the exons ATGGCGTCGTCGTCTTCTTCCTCGTCGAATTCTCCATGCGCGGCGTGCAAGTTTCTTCGAAGGAAGTGCACAGTGGAGTGCGTTTTTGCCCCTTATTTTCCACCAGATCAGCCGCACAAGTTCGCAAATGTTCACAAAATCTTCGGCGCGAGCAACGTGACTAAGCTTCTCAACGAGCTGCATCCGCACCAGCGTGAAGACGCGGTGAATTCTTTGGCGTACGAGGCAGAGGCACGGGTGAAGGATCCCGTTTACGGCTGCGTCGGCACCATTTCCGTTCTGCACCAGCAGGTCAGGCAGCTGCAGTCTGAGCTCCAATCCGCTCGCTCTGAGCTCTCTAGATACATTAATGTGGGGATTGCAATCTCTCCAATGCCTACCCCATCGTCCCCGTTAGGAATAGGTATGGGATTGGCCGGAACTTCAAGAGATCAAATTTTCAGGGATCACAGTATCATGGAGCCGCCCGTTTCAAGGGATCATCATTTGCTGCGAGCGAATTTCGAGCAGGTCGAGATTGCCAGGATACATACCGGACCTACCTACGACACAAATTATCTTCCCTTGGCTATTGCAGGCGGAAGCCATAGCCATCTAGGGTTATCAGGCGGAGGAAACCCTTCTCCTTTGAACCAGTATCATCCCAGGACGCCTGCGTCTTCAAATGAACGCAACCTCGTCCATCCTTATTTCCATTCG GATAGGCGGGAGGAGTAG